In Candidatus Defluviibacterium haderslevense, the following are encoded in one genomic region:
- a CDS encoding MCE family protein — MDNYSQKFKIRLGLFILIGLSLFVLAIFIIGKQRNLFNPVFKINSTFYNVSGLQVGNNVRLFGINVGTVDQIIIINDSTVRVDMLIRTDVNRFIKKDSEIAIGSEGLIGDRLLIITQGSSDAEIVDDGDNLISEEPVETDAIMASLRVTAGNAEIISQELAEIMVKINSGKGTLGRLIQDSTISANFNQTMVNLNKSSKGLNENMEAVKHNFLLKGYFNKKKKEALKRKKELNDDSVKSNK; from the coding sequence ATGGATAACTATTCACAGAAATTTAAAATAAGGTTGGGGCTATTTATTTTAATAGGCTTATCACTTTTTGTATTAGCTATATTTATCATTGGAAAGCAGCGAAATTTGTTTAATCCTGTGTTTAAAATTAACTCTACTTTTTATAATGTTAGTGGCTTGCAAGTAGGAAATAATGTTCGATTATTTGGGATAAACGTTGGTACGGTAGATCAAATCATCATTATTAATGATTCAACCGTCAGAGTAGATATGTTAATTAGAACAGATGTTAATCGTTTTATTAAAAAGGATAGTGAAATTGCCATTGGATCTGAGGGTTTAATTGGGGATAGGTTGTTAATTATTACACAAGGAAGTTCAGATGCTGAAATTGTCGATGATGGTGACAATCTGATTTCTGAGGAACCTGTAGAAACTGATGCGATAATGGCTAGTTTGAGGGTAACAGCTGGTAATGCGGAAATAATTTCACAAGAATTAGCTGAAATTATGGTTAAGATCAATAGTGGTAAAGGAACATTAGGACGATTAATTCAAGACTCAACTATTTCTGCTAATTTCAATCAAACCATGGTAAATTTGAATAAAAGTTCGAAAGGATTAAATGAAAATATGGAAGCGGTTAAACATAATTTCCTTTTAAAAGGTTATTTTAATAAGAAAAAGAAAGAAGCATTAAAAAGGAAGAAAGAATTGAATGATGATTCGGTTAAATCTAATAAATAG
- a CDS encoding OmpA family protein, which translates to MKITNITFLILIISLSGCSSWNKTQKGALIGTTGGAATGAVIGRASGNTSLGAIIGATVGGVSGALIGRTMDKQAEDLRKNIPNANVERVGEGIVIEFNNKILFGFDQSNLTSDARLNLNNLVEVLQKYPDTNIEIQGHTDDQGTNKYNKSLSKRRAKSVYQYIAQTNIKSNRLSTKGFGETSPKYSNSNIDGQAQNRRVEFLVSANSKMKKDAENNSNQVGNQ; encoded by the coding sequence ATGAAAATCACAAATATCACTTTCTTAATTTTAATTATAAGCTTATCAGGCTGTTCATCATGGAATAAAACTCAAAAAGGAGCTCTCATTGGAACTACTGGAGGAGCAGCAACAGGAGCAGTTATAGGCAGAGCATCAGGAAACACATCACTTGGCGCTATAATTGGAGCAACAGTAGGTGGAGTATCAGGTGCGCTAATTGGTCGAACCATGGACAAACAAGCTGAAGACCTAAGAAAAAATATACCCAATGCGAATGTTGAAAGAGTAGGTGAAGGTATTGTAATTGAATTCAACAATAAGATACTTTTTGGATTTGATCAATCAAATTTAACGTCTGATGCACGCTTAAACTTAAATAATTTAGTTGAAGTACTTCAAAAGTACCCAGATACAAATATTGAAATACAAGGACATACCGATGATCAAGGAACTAATAAGTACAATAAGTCATTGTCCAAGCGGCGTGCAAAATCAGTATACCAATATATTGCACAAACCAATATTAAATCCAACAGACTTAGTACTAAAGGTTTTGGGGAAACATCTCCAAAATATTCAAATTCTAATATCGACGGTCAGGCTCAAAATCGAAGGGTAGAATTTTTAGTTTCCGCCAATAGCAAAATGAAAAAAGATGCAGAAAATAATTCTAATCAAGTGGGCAATCAATAA
- a CDS encoding PorT family protein yields MKKIFKLNLILCAVFIVSSIQTNAQSNSNSANHVQFGIQTGIQFQNINGSDANNNKLSNDLLIAFNAGLTLTFPIAPEFFVQSGLYYSLKGATGEEIDFGVVMKRNIKINYIELPIHLLYKPMLGNGHLILGIGPYLALGISGKVKYEGGGASLTQTIKFKNSVSLTDPGNYSYFRPLDAGADLIAGYEFSNNISFQLDAQLGLLKINPKYEFANDSKTSAKNTGFGLTIGYHF; encoded by the coding sequence ATGAAAAAAATATTTAAACTCAATCTAATATTATGTGCTGTTTTTATAGTATCAAGTATACAAACCAACGCACAATCTAATTCCAATTCTGCAAATCATGTCCAATTTGGAATTCAGACAGGCATCCAATTTCAAAACATTAATGGTTCTGATGCCAATAATAATAAACTAAGTAATGATTTGTTGATAGCATTTAATGCAGGACTTACCTTAACGTTTCCAATTGCTCCTGAATTCTTTGTCCAATCAGGACTATATTATAGTTTAAAAGGTGCTACAGGTGAGGAAATAGATTTTGGAGTAGTGATGAAACGAAATATCAAAATCAATTATATTGAATTACCCATTCATTTACTCTATAAACCTATGCTTGGCAATGGTCATTTAATTCTGGGTATTGGTCCATATTTGGCTTTAGGTATTAGTGGTAAAGTAAAATATGAAGGAGGAGGAGCAAGTTTAACTCAAACTATAAAATTCAAGAATTCCGTAAGTTTAACTGATCCTGGGAACTACTCCTATTTTCGTCCTCTTGATGCGGGGGCAGATTTAATTGCAGGATATGAATTCAGCAATAACATTTCATTCCAACTCGATGCTCAATTAGGTCTATTGAAAATAAACCCCAAATATGAATTTGCAAATGACTCAAAAACATCAGCAAAAAATACAGGCTTTGGTCTTACTATTGGATATCATTTCTAA
- a CDS encoding polyphosphate kinase 2 family protein, protein MKWLACKIDQNLEINLSKIATNVLIKKFNKQILKDRLNKEIKKISKLQNRIYAENSQSLLIILQGMDGSGKDSCIKHIMRGVNPQGVQVFSFKHPSIIELEHDYLWRHSQKLPEYGQITIFNRSHYENVLISKVHPEIVLAERLPGIKSVTEINHDFWLKRYKQINYFENTIIENGTQVLKIFLHISKNEQARRFIDRIEHKEKHWKFSSQDINERKFWNRYQEAYSNAFKYTSTKYAPWYIVPADNKLNCHLLISQIIAEKLKAMNPLFPPIVAEEKFSLERFSMVLHKEIKS, encoded by the coding sequence ATGAAATGGTTAGCGTGTAAAATAGATCAAAATTTGGAAATTAATCTTTCTAAAATTGCTACAAATGTATTGATAAAAAAGTTTAATAAGCAGATTTTAAAAGATCGATTAAATAAGGAAATCAAAAAGATTTCTAAGCTCCAAAATAGAATATATGCAGAGAACAGTCAATCTTTATTAATCATTTTACAAGGTATGGATGGTTCAGGAAAGGACAGCTGTATCAAGCATATTATGAGAGGTGTTAATCCGCAAGGTGTACAAGTGTTTAGCTTTAAACATCCATCTATTATAGAATTGGAGCATGATTATTTGTGGCGTCATTCTCAAAAATTACCTGAATATGGACAGATAACTATTTTTAATCGTTCCCATTATGAGAATGTTTTAATTTCTAAAGTCCATCCTGAAATTGTCCTAGCGGAACGATTACCGGGCATTAAATCAGTAACTGAAATTAATCATGATTTTTGGTTAAAGCGATATAAACAAATTAATTATTTTGAAAATACCATAATAGAAAATGGTACCCAGGTTTTAAAAATATTTCTTCACATTTCGAAAAATGAACAAGCTAGAAGATTCATTGATAGAATAGAGCATAAAGAAAAGCATTGGAAATTTTCATCTCAAGATATCAATGAAAGAAAATTTTGGAATCGATATCAAGAGGCATATTCGAATGCATTCAAATATACGAGTACAAAGTATGCCCCTTGGTATATAGTACCAGCTGACAATAAATTGAATTGCCATCTGTTGATAAGTCAAATTATTGCAGAGAAATTAAAAGCAATGAACCCATTATTTCCACCCATTGTGGCAGAGGAGAAATTCTCTTTAGAGCGGTTTTCAATGGTTTTACATAAGGAGATTAAGAGCTAA
- a CDS encoding Ig-like domain-containing protein → MNIKSLMALLALVWFFLTSGCKKDDFNEIIGICPLVVSTDPVNGATNVPLFKVITATFNEEINPETIHQFSFTITGSSPIEGSILYTGLTATFIPLAPLKDSTTYTGRITRMIKDLDGNALQTDYVWTFSTGVTLSPIVIITDPFNLETGVVLDKQISATFNVPMDPNTINNNSFILKDGFAAVEGFVTFNGLTAFFTPIIPLKPNTTYAGILTSSIKNEDGTSLASNYEWTFTTITFVAPFVISTNPSNNETGVALNKIITATFSVPMDPLTLTAFSFTINQGDAKLLGAITYSGNVATFTPTSPLSPNTTYTGTIYASVKDLNGINMTSDYIWVFSTGSTVAPTVISTDPQNNAFNVVLSKRITATFSEPMDPSTINSTSFTIRENGILVAGTVTFLNRTATFVPTLPLKASTIYTGTITTETKNLSGVSLAKDYVWTFTTVSNLAPLVISTDPANNGTNVALNKIVTATFNMAMDPLTINSNTFTLKQGVNSISGTILYSGNTASFIPTTPFKSNTTYTGTITTGAKNLFGIALASNFNWSFTTVTVVAPTVVSTDPENNAINVPVNKILTATFSVAMDPSTINAQSFLLKEGNQVIPGLVTYKGLTATFTPINVLNPNLTYTATITTLAKNIPGVPLNANYVWTFKTTTIPAPTVISTDPTSNAINVSLNKVISANFSALMDPTTINTSSFLVRQGSNTIAGTVSYIGTTASFVPTNPLKSNTLYTVTITSAVKSIMGVSMAANYVWSFTTVTVLPPTVISTDPTNNAINVSLNKIIAASFSVPMDPTTIIAANFIVKLGNSSVAGIINYSGVTATFTPTAPLKSNSLYTVTLTTGMKNISGVSLANNYVWTFTTMNTTPPTVVSTDPISNATGVILTKIISAEFSVPMDPSTINSSSFNLKQGGNLVAGTITYSGTTLTFIPSSKLLPLTAYTATINTLAKNLAGIPLAADYVWTFTTRASLNPPLVVLGSVERFGIIAGAGVSNQAGFSEIHNMDVGIYPGFRSSITGFPPAIVVNGAIFAADDIAPPGVPDMLLQAKRDLTAAYNFAAGASNPAPITVSGDQGGLTLAPGIYKSTSTFLIASGDLTLDAQGDPSAVWIFQIASGFTTIGGAGGNVILSGGAQASNVFWQVGSSATIGDFTSFQGNILALTSVTMNSGAQAEGRMLCINGAVVLTSTNIINRP, encoded by the coding sequence ATGAACATAAAATCTCTAATGGCTTTACTTGCTTTAGTATGGTTTTTTTTAACAAGTGGATGTAAAAAAGATGATTTTAACGAAATCATTGGTATTTGTCCATTAGTTGTTTCTACAGACCCTGTAAACGGTGCAACAAATGTTCCATTGTTTAAGGTAATAACAGCCACATTCAATGAAGAAATTAATCCTGAAACGATTCATCAATTTTCTTTTACCATTACGGGTAGTAGTCCTATAGAAGGATCTATTTTGTACACCGGTTTAACTGCTACCTTTATTCCACTTGCCCCCCTTAAAGACAGTACTACCTACACTGGTAGAATTACAAGGATGATAAAGGATCTTGATGGGAATGCATTACAAACGGATTATGTCTGGACATTTAGCACTGGGGTAACATTGTCACCTATAGTCATAATTACTGATCCATTCAATCTTGAGACTGGTGTTGTTTTAGATAAACAAATCTCAGCAACTTTTAATGTACCGATGGATCCAAACACAATTAACAATAATAGTTTTATTTTAAAGGATGGTTTTGCAGCTGTTGAAGGCTTTGTAACTTTCAATGGATTGACAGCTTTTTTTACGCCAATAATTCCTTTAAAGCCAAATACAACGTACGCTGGTATTCTAACCTCTTCTATAAAGAATGAGGATGGAACATCACTTGCGTCTAATTATGAATGGACTTTTACAACGATTACATTTGTAGCGCCGTTTGTAATAAGTACCAATCCCTCTAATAATGAAACTGGTGTTGCTTTAAACAAAATAATTACGGCAACTTTTAGTGTGCCTATGGATCCATTAACCTTAACCGCTTTTAGCTTTACAATTAATCAGGGTGATGCAAAACTTCTAGGTGCGATTACATACTCAGGTAATGTAGCAACATTTACACCTACAAGCCCATTAAGTCCTAATACTACTTATACTGGAACTATTTATGCTTCAGTAAAGGATCTTAATGGAATCAATATGACTTCCGATTATATTTGGGTATTCAGTACGGGATCAACTGTTGCACCTACAGTTATTTCTACCGATCCTCAAAACAACGCATTTAATGTAGTTTTATCTAAAAGGATTACAGCTACTTTTAGCGAGCCTATGGATCCATCGACAATTAATTCAACGAGCTTTACAATAAGAGAAAATGGAATTTTAGTTGCTGGCACTGTAACATTCTTAAACAGAACTGCAACTTTTGTTCCCACTTTACCGCTTAAAGCAAGTACTATTTATACTGGAACGATTACAACAGAGACAAAAAATTTGTCAGGAGTATCTCTTGCTAAAGATTATGTATGGACTTTTACAACCGTTTCAAATTTAGCTCCACTAGTAATTTCTACTGATCCTGCAAATAATGGTACAAATGTAGCTTTGAATAAAATTGTAACTGCGACATTTAATATGGCAATGGATCCATTAACTATCAATTCAAATACATTCACTTTAAAACAAGGCGTAAATTCTATTTCTGGAACTATCCTATATTCTGGAAATACCGCTTCGTTTATTCCAACTACTCCTTTTAAATCTAATACGACTTACACTGGAACTATAACTACTGGAGCGAAGAATTTATTTGGTATCGCATTAGCAAGTAACTTTAATTGGTCATTTACCACTGTTACTGTTGTTGCGCCAACAGTAGTATCTACTGATCCAGAAAATAATGCAATTAATGTTCCGGTCAATAAAATACTCACAGCCACATTTAGTGTAGCTATGGATCCTTCGACCATTAATGCACAAAGTTTTTTACTTAAAGAAGGGAATCAAGTAATTCCTGGCTTAGTAACTTATAAAGGTTTAACTGCTACATTTACACCGATAAATGTATTGAATCCAAATTTGACATATACTGCAACTATTACTACACTTGCTAAAAATATTCCAGGTGTTCCATTAAATGCGAATTATGTTTGGACATTTAAAACAACCACTATACCTGCTCCTACTGTTATTTCAACAGATCCAACAAGTAATGCAATTAATGTTTCATTGAATAAAGTTATCTCTGCTAATTTTAGTGCTTTAATGGATCCTACTACGATCAATACTTCAAGTTTTTTAGTAAGACAAGGATCAAATACTATTGCTGGAACTGTATCCTATATTGGTACTACAGCATCATTTGTGCCAACGAACCCACTTAAATCAAATACACTTTATACTGTTACCATTACATCTGCAGTAAAAAGTATTATGGGCGTTTCTATGGCAGCAAATTACGTTTGGAGTTTTACTACTGTAACTGTTCTGCCGCCAACTGTAATATCTACAGATCCAACCAATAATGCAATAAATGTATCTCTGAATAAAATAATTGCTGCATCATTTAGTGTGCCTATGGACCCAACAACAATAATTGCCGCAAACTTTATTGTTAAACTAGGAAATAGTTCAGTGGCAGGAATTATTAATTATTCAGGAGTTACTGCAACTTTTACACCTACTGCTCCTCTTAAATCAAATTCATTATATACAGTAACATTGACTACTGGAATGAAAAATATTTCTGGTGTGTCATTAGCAAATAATTATGTGTGGACTTTTACAACAATGAATACCACACCGCCAACAGTTGTTTCAACAGATCCAATAAGCAATGCTACTGGTGTGATTTTAACTAAAATAATTTCTGCTGAATTTAGTGTTCCAATGGATCCTTCTACCATAAACAGTTCAAGTTTTAATTTGAAACAAGGAGGAAATTTAGTAGCTGGTACGATTACTTATTCAGGAACTACACTTACATTTATTCCTTCCTCAAAATTGTTGCCTTTAACTGCTTACACAGCCACTATAAATACACTTGCAAAAAATCTTGCTGGCATACCTTTAGCTGCAGATTATGTTTGGACTTTTACAACTAGAGCTTCATTGAATCCACCATTAGTTGTTCTTGGTTCTGTTGAAAGATTTGGAATCATTGCCGGTGCCGGAGTCAGTAATCAAGCAGGATTCAGTGAAATTCATAATATGGATGTTGGAATTTATCCAGGATTTCGTTCATCAATTACTGGATTCCCTCCAGCAATAGTAGTCAACGGAGCCATTTTTGCTGCAGACGACATTGCGCCGCCTGGTGTACCAGATATGTTGTTACAAGCCAAGAGAGATTTGACAGCTGCATATAATTTTGCTGCAGGCGCATCAAATCCAGCACCCATTACAGTATCTGGCGATCAAGGCGGATTGACTCTTGCTCCTGGAATATATAAATCAACTTCTACATTTTTAATTGCATCAGGCGATTTAACATTGGATGCTCAAGGTGATCCGAGTGCAGTTTGGATTTTTCAAATTGCTTCAGGTTTTACCACTATTGGAGGTGCAGGTGGAAATGTTATTTTAAGTGGAGGTGCTCAGGCAAGTAATGTTTTTTGGCAAGTTGGTAGTTCTGCAACTATTGGAGATTTTACTTCTTTCCAGGGAAATATTTTAGCATTGACTTCAGTAACGATGAATTCTGGTGCACAGGCTGAAGGTAGAATGCTTTGTATCAATGGTGCAGTAGTATTGACAAGTACAAATATTATCAACAGACCATAA
- a CDS encoding YihY/virulence factor BrkB family protein has translation MAIKRMAHSIFFLLKETYKEFNADNAMKLSAALSYYTIFSLPPLLMIIISLSGYFFGKEAVQGEIFGQINGLVGNAAAIQIQEAIKNVKLSDSNTFATVFGVVVLLIGASGVFSEIQDSINYIWGIKAKPNRAFVKFLKNRLMSFSMIGSVGFLLMVGLIISAVMDVLNNRLSTYYPKDTIYLFNVINIVVVFFIITLLFAIIFKALPDAKIVLYDCIIGSAFTAFLFMIGKFAIGAYLGSSAIASIYGAAGSVILILVWVYYSAIILYFGAEFTKVYALTHGQKIIPYKYSEKIIKTE, from the coding sequence ATGGCAATTAAACGAATGGCCCACAGTATATTTTTTCTATTGAAAGAAACCTATAAGGAATTTAATGCTGATAACGCTATGAAGTTGAGTGCAGCTTTGTCTTATTATACTATTTTTTCTTTGCCGCCTTTACTTATGATTATTATCAGTCTATCCGGATATTTCTTTGGTAAGGAAGCTGTCCAAGGTGAAATATTTGGTCAGATTAACGGATTGGTTGGAAATGCCGCTGCAATTCAAATCCAAGAAGCCATAAAAAATGTAAAGTTATCCGATAGCAATACCTTTGCAACAGTTTTTGGGGTAGTCGTATTACTTATTGGTGCATCGGGCGTTTTTTCTGAAATTCAGGATTCAATCAATTATATATGGGGCATTAAAGCAAAACCTAATAGAGCTTTTGTAAAGTTTTTAAAAAATCGATTGATGTCTTTTTCGATGATAGGTTCAGTTGGTTTCTTACTTATGGTTGGTTTGATTATAAGTGCAGTAATGGACGTGCTCAATAATCGTTTGTCGACTTATTATCCAAAGGATACTATATACTTGTTTAATGTTATTAATATTGTTGTGGTATTTTTTATTATTACACTTTTATTTGCTATTATATTTAAAGCATTGCCGGATGCAAAAATAGTTCTATATGATTGTATCATAGGATCAGCTTTTACTGCATTTTTATTTATGATTGGTAAATTTGCAATTGGTGCATATCTTGGAAGTTCAGCAATTGCTTCTATTTATGGAGCAGCCGGTTCCGTAATTCTCATTTTAGTATGGGTCTATTATTCGGCGATCATTTTGTATTTTGGTGCAGAATTTACCAAAGTGTATGCACTCACTCATGGTCAGAAAATTATTCCATACAAATATTCAGAAAAAATTATAAAGACTGAATAA
- a CDS encoding ATP-binding cassette domain-containing protein, protein MSEPMSNTLEDGKAVIVIDNLVKSFGEQVVLNHTSLRLYKGENLIVLGKSGTGKSVLIKCIVGLLNFNDGTIDVFGQRVNDLSRIELGEIRKQIGFLFQSGALYDSMTVKQNLEFPLRRIKKQLSEDEISDKIIEVLENVGLSDAINKMPSQLSGGMRKRISLARTIVVDPLIMLYDEPTTGLDPVTSDEISSLIVDVQKKYKTSSIIITHDIKCARHTANRIIMLHEGIVYKEGTLKEFEESDDELIQSFFKS, encoded by the coding sequence ATGAGTGAACCTATGAGTAATACCCTTGAAGATGGTAAAGCGGTAATCGTTATAGATAATCTTGTAAAATCTTTTGGTGAACAAGTTGTATTGAACCATACTTCTTTAAGACTATATAAGGGTGAAAATTTGATTGTACTTGGTAAATCAGGTACTGGCAAATCAGTTTTGATTAAATGTATAGTTGGATTATTGAATTTTAATGATGGCACTATTGATGTTTTTGGTCAAAGAGTCAATGATTTGTCAAGAATAGAATTGGGTGAAATAAGAAAACAAATTGGTTTCTTATTCCAAAGTGGCGCATTGTATGACTCCATGACAGTTAAACAAAATTTGGAATTTCCTTTAAGGAGAATTAAAAAACAACTTAGTGAAGATGAAATTAGTGATAAAATTATTGAAGTATTGGAAAATGTTGGATTATCAGATGCCATTAATAAAATGCCTTCACAGCTTTCAGGAGGAATGCGAAAGAGAATTAGTTTGGCTCGGACGATCGTTGTTGATCCGTTAATTATGCTTTATGACGAACCTACAACTGGACTTGATCCTGTTACTTCAGATGAGATCAGTTCACTAATAGTAGATGTTCAAAAAAAATATAAAACCTCCTCTATTATAATAACACATGATATTAAGTGTGCCCGACACACAGCTAATCGTATAATTATGCTTCACGAAGGCATTGTTTATAAAGAGGGTACGTTAAAGGAATTTGAAGAATCAGATGATGAATTAATCCAATCTTTCTTCAAGTCATAA
- a CDS encoding outer membrane beta-barrel protein, with product MKYNINFQMLLRKSLTVYLSKIMCVIVIAIMILHQPIQAQELNYTKPSLWFGAAAGANFNYYRGSTHQLNSSFTPPVTFHNANSVGLYLAPLVEYHNPESSLGFMFQAGYDGRNAIYSQVVTPCNCPADLSTNLSYITLEPSLRFAPFKSHFYLFGGPRLAFNVAKAFTYKLGINPAYPDQELTPDVKGDLSDVKSTLLSMQVGAGYDIPLCSQNHRTQFVISPFVAYHPYFGQSPRSIETWNINTLRLGAALKFGFGKKMPIILGAELPDPIVRFSVIAPKNIPTIRKVREIFPLRNYVFFDNGSTQIPNRYELISKEQVKNFKEDQLDMFVPKNMSGRSQRQMIVYYNVLNILGDRMNKNTAMTINLVGSSDVGPQDGMDMAESVKQYLVSVFSINPSRIETEGKVKPKIPSEQPGATRELELLRAGDRRVSIESKSPELLMEFQNGSSTLLKSVEIMSNQEAPLDSYVAFNADGAMEGLKSWSMEITDDNNVVQKFGPFYQDLVRIPGKSILGTRPEGNYKVKMIGLAGNGNTVIKDTKVHMVLWTPTQEQEGKRYSILYEFNESNAISMYDKYLTDIIVPKIPTGGTVYIHGYTDIIGDEVHNQKLSLARANDVKKIIELALLKQKRSDVIIEIYGFGEDESMSPFNNTFPEDRFYNRTVILDIVPKN from the coding sequence ATGAAATACAATATAAATTTTCAAATGTTATTACGCAAATCTCTTACTGTTTATTTAAGTAAAATAATGTGTGTTATTGTGATAGCAATCATGATACTTCACCAACCAATCCAAGCACAGGAATTGAATTATACAAAACCTTCGTTGTGGTTTGGAGCTGCGGCGGGTGCTAATTTTAATTATTACAGAGGATCTACACATCAATTGAACTCTAGCTTTACGCCGCCTGTGACATTTCATAATGCTAATAGTGTAGGGCTTTATCTGGCGCCTTTAGTGGAATATCATAATCCTGAATCTAGTCTAGGTTTTATGTTTCAAGCTGGATATGATGGAAGGAATGCGATATATTCTCAGGTTGTAACACCTTGTAATTGTCCGGCAGATTTAAGTACAAATTTAAGTTATATTACATTGGAGCCAAGTTTACGTTTTGCCCCTTTTAAATCTCATTTTTATTTGTTTGGCGGACCTCGATTAGCATTCAATGTTGCAAAAGCATTTACATATAAATTGGGAATTAATCCAGCTTATCCTGATCAAGAATTGACTCCAGATGTGAAAGGTGATTTGAGTGATGTCAAAAGTACCTTATTATCCATGCAAGTAGGTGCAGGATATGATATTCCTTTATGTTCGCAAAACCACAGGACTCAATTTGTAATTTCTCCTTTTGTCGCTTATCATCCCTACTTTGGACAGTCTCCGCGATCCATAGAAACATGGAATATCAATACGCTTAGATTGGGTGCCGCATTAAAGTTTGGTTTTGGTAAAAAAATGCCTATAATATTGGGTGCAGAGTTACCCGATCCGATCGTTCGGTTTTCTGTAATTGCTCCTAAAAATATTCCTACCATAAGAAAAGTTAGAGAAATATTTCCTCTACGAAATTATGTGTTTTTCGACAATGGTTCAACCCAAATTCCAAATCGGTATGAATTAATCAGTAAAGAACAAGTTAAAAATTTTAAAGAGGATCAATTGGACATGTTTGTTCCTAAAAATATGTCGGGCCGTTCACAAAGACAAATGATTGTCTATTATAATGTACTTAATATTCTCGGTGATCGAATGAATAAAAATACAGCAATGACGATTAATTTAGTTGGATCTTCAGATGTCGGACCTCAAGATGGAATGGATATGGCTGAATCAGTAAAACAGTATCTCGTTAGTGTATTTAGTATCAATCCTAGTAGAATTGAAACTGAAGGAAAGGTAAAACCAAAAATTCCATCAGAACAGCCTGGAGCTACACGTGAACTTGAATTACTTCGTGCTGGTGATCGTAGAGTTTCTATTGAAAGCAAATCACCAGAATTACTCATGGAATTTCAAAATGGATCAAGTACTTTGTTGAAGTCAGTTGAAATAATGTCAAATCAGGAGGCACCACTAGATAGTTATGTTGCATTTAATGCAGATGGTGCAATGGAAGGATTAAAATCGTGGTCAATGGAAATTACTGATGACAACAATGTAGTTCAAAAATTTGGTCCTTTTTATCAAGACTTGGTTAGAATTCCAGGAAAATCTATTTTAGGAACTCGTCCAGAGGGAAATTATAAAGTAAAAATGATTGGATTAGCAGGTAATGGAAACACAGTTATCAAAGACACTAAAGTACATATGGTGCTATGGACTCCAACCCAAGAACAGGAAGGTAAGCGATATAGCATATTATATGAGTTCAATGAATCCAATGCAATATCAATGTATGATAAGTATTTAACAGATATTATTGTTCCAAAAATTCCGACTGGTGGAACGGTTTATATACATGGATATACAGACATCATCGGCGATGAAGTGCACAATCAAAAATTATCATTGGCCAGAGCAAATGACGTTAAGAAAATTATAGAATTGGCATTACTAAAACAAAAAAGATCTGATGTTATTATTGAAATTTATGGTTTTGGTGAAGATGAAAGTATGTCTCCTTTTAATAATACCTTTCCAGAGGATAGATTTTATAATCGAACAGTTATCCTTGATATAGTTCCAAAAAATTAA
- a CDS encoding DNA starvation/stationary phase protection protein, whose amino-acid sequence MKLEIGIAEKNLEKCVALLSIILSDEMTLYVKLRKFHWNVYGESFMELHKLFQSQYTELEEIIDIVAERINKLGGKTIGTMKEFMDLSRLKESPDKYPSQKDMMKELLGDHETVVKQLRKDIEVCVDKIGDAGTADILTGIMEQHETNAWILRRYLK is encoded by the coding sequence ATGAAACTAGAAATTGGAATAGCAGAAAAGAATTTAGAGAAATGTGTTGCCTTACTAAGTATCATTTTATCTGACGAAATGACTTTGTATGTTAAATTAAGAAAATTTCATTGGAATGTTTATGGGGAAAGTTTTATGGAACTACATAAATTGTTTCAATCTCAGTATACAGAGTTAGAAGAAATTATCGATATAGTCGCTGAACGAATTAATAAATTGGGGGGTAAAACCATAGGAACGATGAAAGAGTTTATGGATTTATCAAGACTTAAGGAATCTCCGGATAAATATCCATCTCAGAAAGATATGATGAAGGAACTATTAGGAGATCACGAAACAGTTGTTAAGCAGTTGCGAAAGGACATTGAGGTATGTGTAGATAAAATAGGTGATGCAGGCACAGCGGATATTCTCACCGGCATTATGGAACAACATGAGACCAATGCTTGGATTCTAAGAAGATATTTAAAATAG